In Lactuca sativa cultivar Salinas chromosome 5, Lsat_Salinas_v11, whole genome shotgun sequence, the DNA window tcattaaaagtaaACCATATTGTTAATGGACCGACAGTTGAATTCCAAAGAAATACATCAAAACCATAGCCAAAATGCTGTCAATAttaatcctagcctaacagctagAGACAATTGTCTACAAATTTATACAATCACTCATTCCACCCGACTCATTTCATCGTCTTCTTTACTGCAACCTTCTTCGCCGGCGACTTAATACTCTTTGGTTTCTTCGCCGGAATTGATTTCTTCACAGCCTTTTTAGCCTTAATGGGTGTCTTCACTTTCGCCTTCGCCTTTGATTTCACTTGAGTAGCGGATTTAGCTTTAGGGGCCGCGGCCTTCTTTGCCACCGAATCTTCTTTAGCAACAACTTTTTTAGTTGCTGCCGGAGCTTTCTTCACGGTGGTCGGTTTCTCAACAACTCCAAGCTTAAACGAGTTCTTAACCTTGGTAAGTTTTCCGGCTGCAACGAGTTTTTTCAACTGAACCAACAAAAGCTTTTTGAAATTCGCCGGCAAATCCTTTTGGGTATCCTCGATGTGTTTCGCAATGGCGTACTGGCTAGATCCAGTCCTCTCCTTCAATGTCACAATTGCTTCTTTGATCATCTATGGTTATAAATCGTCAAAATCAGATCGAACCATTAATTCTAAACAATCGTCTGAATTGCAGCGAAATACAGAAACTCAATTATTCGAACAAAGTATGAGAGAACATAAATTACCTCTGCGTAAGTAGGGTGAGACTTGGGTTTCGTTTTAGAGGGAGCTTTCTTGGCAGCTGTTGCTTTCATAGACGCCATTGTTGTATGTTTCTGTGTGACAGAGAGGAGACGTTGTAAATAACTATGGATACGCTCAGCGAATAGAGAAATGGGGGCTATTAATAGCGTGTCAAATGGAGAAGACGAGTTCTGATTGGTGGAGAGGGTATTCACGCGGATTCTATTTAAAATGAACCGCCAAATTCTAGCTTttgattaaattaatttaaatagaTTTATGCTTTATTTTTTAGGGAAATTAAATAATTTAACCACTTTTTTCGTGGTTATTAAaagtaaaaattgaaaaaaagtaAATTAAGATTTTGGTGGATGTGGTATggtcaaattcatattttttgtcCCTAAGTTACAAAATTGACAAGTTATATCCTTATAGTTTTA includes these proteins:
- the LOC111897220 gene encoding histone H1 gives rise to the protein MASMKATAAKKAPSKTKPKSHPTYAEMIKEAIVTLKERTGSSQYAIAKHIEDTQKDLPANFKKLLLVQLKKLVAAGKLTKVKNSFKLGVVEKPTTVKKAPAATKKVVAKEDSVAKKAAAPKAKSATQVKSKAKAKVKTPIKAKKAVKKSIPAKKPKSIKSPAKKVAVKKTMK